In Spiroplasma chinense, the DNA window AGTCTGTACAGTTTGCTGAATCGATTGGTAAAATGATTTTTCCGTTTGCTTTATCTAAGTATTCTTTTGCTAAAGCAACTTTATCTTCTTCACAAAGTGATTTTCCAATGTTGTGACCTTGTGCTTTGAAGAAAGTATATGCCATACCTCCTCCAATAATGATTTTGTCAGCTTTTGTTAATAAGTTATCAATTACCCCAATTTTATCTGAAACTTTTGCTCCACCAATAATTGCTACAAATGGGTGTTCTGGTGAATCAATTCCTTTTGATAACATTTCTAATTCTTTTTGAACTAAGAATCCTACACAGCTTTCTGCGATGTTTGAAGCGATTCCAACATTTGAAGCATGTGCACGGTGTGCAGTTCCAAATGCATCGTTTACAAATACATCACCAAGTCCAGCTCAGTATTTTCCTAATTCAGGATTATTTTTAGATTCGAATTTAACAACTTCTCCATCTTTAACATCTTCAAATCTTGTGTTTTCGAATAATAAGATTTGACCTTCTCCTAAAGATTTAATTGCGTTTTCTAATTCTTCTCCACGTGTTTGTGCAACGAATTGAACTGAAGTTCCAGCAACTTCTTCTAATCTTTTAGCAACTGGTAATAAAGATTTTTTAGCTTTATCTGCTTCTTCTTTAATTCTGCTTAAGTGTGAAAATAATACGATTTTTGCATTGTTTTCCATTAAGTATTTAATAGTTGGCATAGCTGCTTTGATACGGTTATCATCAGTTATAACACCATCTTTGATTGGTACGTTAAAGTCAACTCTAACAAGAACTGTTTTTCCTGAGACTTGAATGTCTTTAAGTGTTTTTTTCATATTTCTATCTCCTTATACCTTAATATTTTAAAACAAAATCAATATATAAATCACATTTTTTTAAAAACTAGTCGTTTTTAACTTCTTGTTTTTCTTCTTTGTTTTCTAAAGTTTGGTTAATAAAAATAAAACCAAAAATCGTAAATGTTGACATAGCAACTCCTAAGAATAAAATAAATGGTTCTAACTGAATTGACAAATAAACCAGTGAAACTAATGTATAAAATATCACATCTTTTTGTTTAATGATATAAAAAACCGATAAAACCATCGAAGCTATACAAACCATAAACCAAAGTACAAAATATACAATTCCTATTATTCCAAAACGTGTTGTGACTATGTTGTAAACATTAAAAATAAACATCGCCACTAAAAGAACAAGGATTATAAAAGTTGCTAGCATTAGGTAATCATTTTTAAACTTATCTTTAAAATCGATTTGTTTATTCTTTAATAAATTACATATTATTACACAAGACAAAATTATAATGGCCATATCAAAAAGATATTCAACCAATAATCATCCTTGTTTGTGAAATAAATTAAAAGAGTTTGCTACTAAAGCACCCATTATTATGGTTGCTAAATTTATTTTTAAAATTATAGGTTTTTTAAAAATAAATACAAAAACCCCTAAAACTGAACCCAAAAATAACAACACTAAACTTGTTACATTAAGAACAAGATATGAAATTTGATATAACTTTGATTTTTGATCAAAATTTGAGTTCACTATTAAGTTTGTAGCATTATAAAAATAACTTAAAAATAACGAAACTAGTAGCGAAACAATAGTCACTACAAATAACGAAATATATACACCTTTAATTTCTTTTCAATTTTTCATTTTATACCTCAATTTACTCTTAATAATATTATAAAGTATAAAAAAATAAACCTAGACTTTGTTTATAACAAAATCTAGGTAACAAAAAAAGTTTTCACCATTTTCAACATGAAACTTTAAAATATCTTTATCAGTTATTTTAATATTCTTGCTTGGCTTATATAGTTTTTTTCAAGGTGTTTGTTCGTGACATATTTGTACAATATCTCAGCAGTCTAGTTTACTTAAAAATGACAATATTTTTTCACAAACTAAATAATCTTCTTCATATTTCTTATATTGTTCATCTAAATTTGAGTCAAATTCTAATAGAACGCTGTTTGATTTGAATTTAGTTTGTTCTTTTCATAAATCATAAATAACTGGTCCATATTTTCAAGTCTCAAATTCCATTTTACAAATGGCAGATCTGAAAAGTAGAAAATAAGCATAAACTATATAAATACTTTTTTGTATTTGTATTTGAGTAAACTTTCTATTGTTTTCTTTACTTACTTTGGCAAGTAAATTTAAAACAAAGCTTACATAATTTTCTTTAGAATAAAAAAACATATTTCCTCCTCAATATAACTATCGACTCAGAAATATGTTTTATGTACAAAAAGTTTAAAATTATAAACTTAACATGTGGTTAATTGTACGGATGAATTGTGAAGTAAATGAGTTTTCGTTATCGTATCATGAGAATACTTTAACTAATTGTTTTCCTTCAACTTCCATAACTCTTGTTAGAGTTGCATCAAAAATTGATCCGTATGTTGATGAAACAACATCTTGTGATACGATTGGTTGAGTATTGTATTGTAATGCTCTTCCTAATTCTGCATCTGATTTAACAGCTTTTTCGATTGCTGAGTTGATTTCTTCAACTGAAACTTTTTTACCTAATTCAACAGTTAAGTCTACGATTGATCCTGTAATTGTAGGAACACGTAATGCTAAACCATCTAATTTTCCGTTTAAAGTTGGTAATACTTTACCAACAGCTGCAGCAGCTCCTGTTTTTGAAGGAACGATGTTTCATGCAGCTGCACGTCCTCTACGTACGTCAGCGTGTGGTAAGTCTAATAAAGTTTGGTCGTTTGTTACGGCGTGAATTGTGTTCATTAATCCTTTAACAATTCCAAAGTTTTCATCTAAAACTTTTGCCATTGGTGCTAAACAGTTTGTTGTACATGAAGCTGCTGATACGATTTGATCGTCAGCTGCTAAAATTTTGTGGTTAACTCCATAAACGATTGTTTTTAAGTCTCCAGTTGCAGGAGCTGAAATAATAACTTTTTTTGCACCTGCATTGATGTGAGCTTGTGATTTTTCTTTGTCTGCGTAGAATCCTGTACATTCAACTACTAAATCAATTCCCATATCTCCTCAAGGTAATTTGTTAGCATCTCTTTCTGCTAAGATTTTGATTTCTTTACCATCAACAACGATTGCTCCATCTTTTGCTGAGATTTTTCCAGACATGAATTTTCCATGTGCTGAATCAAATTCTAATAAGTATGCTAATGTATTAGCGTTTGTTAAATCGTTGATTGCAACGATTTCAATATCGTTTTGTAAGAATAATTGTCTAAATGCTAGACGTCCAATTCTTCCAAAACCGTTAATTGCGATTTTTTTCATATTGAATAATTCCTTTCACAAAATTATTATATTCTTAATGTTTAAATATTGTAAATATATAATGCAAAAATTTTTCTACAAATTCCACAATAAATGACACAAATTGGAAATAATTCTACTAATACCTATGATTTTTCCCTTTTATTTCAATTTCATAGCTTAAACCTTTAATTCTTTCTGTAAATCTTATGGTTTTCATTTTTTCAAAGTCTTTTTGGTTTGCAGTAACTCTTTTATTTAAATAAAAGTCTTCCAATTGATGAATTGGAAAGTTTGATGTAAAGAAAGTTAGCTTATTATTTTCCATTCTTGTATTTAAAAGACCGAATAACAATTCATCACGACTTCAATCAGTTACCATTTCAGCACCAATATCATCCAAAATTAATACATCAACTTTACAACATTGATCAAAAAACCTATTATTTTCTTCAGAAGAATTTTGGTTAAAAGTATCTTTTACTATTTTTATTAACTTGTTTACAGTTACTAAAACTACTTTTCTATCCATTTTAGCAAATGTATTTGCCAATATTTTCATATAGAATGTTTTACCAATTCCAGGTAATCCATAAAGATAAAGACCTTTTGTTTTTTCTTTTTCCATTAATATTTTTTTAGCTGCATTAAAGAAGTTTGCATTTTCTACTAACTTATCTTTATTTGCTTTAACAAACTCATCTAATGTTTGTGTATTTTCAAAAATATCATAATCTGCATATACTATATTTTTTTCAAGTTTATAATCTTGGTTTTCAAAAATTCAATGGTTACAATTACTACTTGTTATGTAGAATTGTTTGTTTTTATAACTTAATTTTTGTTGTACACCTGGAATAATTTGTTTACATAAAGCCATTTTTTCATTTGTATTACAAAAAACAAATTGAGAAATAAACCTCTCTAGTACTAACTGGTTTTTCAAGAGAGTTTCATCATCAATTTTGTATTTTTCAATAAATGCTTTTACCATTTCGTGTTCTTTTAGTTTACTTAAATTTGATTCCATTATAATTTACCTCATAACGTTTCATCAAATCCGCTACCATTTGAACTTGTTTTTTCCATGTAACCTTTATTACTTTTAACCTCTTCTCAAGGAGAAAATTGATCTGGTATGAATTTTTTACCTTTTGCACCTTTTTTGTGAGCAACTTTTAGATATTCCATAGTTTCTTTTGCATCAACAATTTGTCTTTCATTAATTGTTGAAGCAATCTTGTAAAGGTAATTTGCAACGATTTTTTCATCATTTTTTAAGTATGAAAACTCTAATAAACAGTTAATTACACCATTTCTTAATTTGTAATCTTTTGAAAGTTTACTAATTAATTCCAATTCAGGTAACTCTAAATTTTCAATATTCATTAAAAGTTGTAAATATTGAGTTGGTTCAATAGTTTCCATTTCTTTAATTTTTTTATTTGTGTAGTTTTGCATGTTTACTTTAGGGTCAAAAATCTCTTCAGAAGTGTTGAATTGTTCATCTTCAAAGTAATTATTACTTAATACTCTATAAATTTTTTTAACGTCTAAAAATAGACTTTCTTTATCATAAGATTCTTTTACAGCTTCAATGATTTTATCTAATTCAAAATTATGACCAGAATAGATTTCTTCAAGTTTGTTTTTTAAAGTTGTATCTGATTTTGAAATGTATATATCTTCTTTTTCAAGATCTAAAACTATTTTTTCAAAATCAAATCCTTTTAATAAAGCGTTTGTTCTTTTTGGTTTAGTTTTTAAAGAATTCACTTTGATATCTCCAAGAGAGTTGTTAAATTCTTCAAATACTTCTAAGAATTTTGAAGTAGCATTTTTATATCCACTATCTGAAGGAATTTCTCCTTCATCTCTAAAAACAAATCTTGCCATTTCATAGTCTTTTTCACCAATTTTTTTAATTAAAGCTTTATTGAACAATGCATTATTAAAGAAATCGCATGGTTCAAGGGGGGCATATACATTTAAAATTACTGAATTTTTTTGTTCATTAACCATTTTTGTTAATAATCCAATTCCTTCCAGTTTTTTCAACTGTCTTTGAAATTGATCAGCATTTAACTTACAAAGTGTTAACAATCTTTCTTCTCTAAATTCAGCTTTTTTGAACTCTTTTAAAACTTCAGCTTCAAAAATTAATAATTTATAGATTGATATGCTTCGTAAGCCAATAATTGGTTGATATAGGTAAGATAGGATTTTGTCATCTGAAGAATCAATGCGATTCTTTAGAATAACTTTATAGCTGAAATTTTTCATATTGTCACTCCTTGTCGCCTGTTTTTATATCTTATTGCAAATAAGAAAATTTTAAAGTCATTTCATAAAATTTAATAATTAGGTTCAAAAATGTTGAAAAAACAAATTGAAAGAACCACTAAGAAACTGGTTTTTTCAAAGTTATCCACATATTAATTATTTTTGACACAATTCACAGTAGTAAGTTCCTCTTCCGTTCAGTTGAACTTTTTTGATCTCTCCACCGCAAACTAAACATGTTGTTTTATTTTTCATATGAACTTTTAATTCATTTTGAAATTTTCCATCAATACCTTGTTCAGGTTGATAAGTATCTATTGTTGAACCTCCCAGTTCAATAGCTCTATTTAGTATCTTAACTGAAGAATCTACAATTCTTTGTGCTTCTTCTGGGGAAATATCTTTCCCAGCTCTAAATGGGCTTATTTTGGCATCAAACATAATTTCATTAGCATAAATGTTTCCAATTCCTGAAATTATAGTTTGGTCTAACAATATTGTTTTTATAGCTTTTGTTGATTTTTTGATTTTTTCGTGTAAAAAATTACCATTAACTATTGGGTCAAAAGGTTCTGGTCCTACAGTTACTATTGGTTTTAATTTTTTAAACTCTTTAATATCTTGATAATGAAGAGTTCCAAATTTTCTAGTGTCTGAATAAATCATTACTTTATTTTCTGATAACTCAAATCTTGCTAAAGTATGTTTAATATCTTGTTCATTGTCTTTATCAAAGACAAATCATTTACCTTCCATTCTCAAATGACTTATAAGAACTTTATCACCCAAAATAAAGAGAATATGTTTAGCTATTCTATCTACTTTTTCAATAACCCTTCCCTTTAAGTCTTGCGAAAAGTCTTCAATACTAATTGAAGACTTTAAAAGTTTAGGATAAAACATTTCTACCTTTGTTACTTTTAAATTCTTAAGTTTCTCATTCAATACCCTAATAACTGTTTCAACTTCTGGTAGTTCTGGCATTCAAATTCACCTCTATTTTAATTCAAATCAATTATTTCCTACAGCTTCATTAACTTCTAATAAAACTCTTGATTCTTTGTCTTTTCCAACAATTTCAAATAATTTATTATAAGCTTTGTTCATAATTTCAATAGCCAATTCCTTTGCTTTTTGTACTTCATTTTCTGGTGCTAAAATTATGATCTCATCGTGTATTTGAGAGACCATTTTTGCTTCAAAACCTTTATCTTTAAGGTTTTGATACAACTCTATCATTGCAACTTTTAAAATATCTGCAGCAGTTCCTTGAACTGGTGCATTTACAGCAGCTCTTTTACCAAATTCTCTAACCATATAGTTAGAATTTTGCAATTCATAAATGTATCTACGTCTATTTGCTTGAGTTTCAACATACCCATTCTTTTCACCAAAGTCAATTATCTCTTTTTTGAAGTTTTCTATCTCCGGGAAAGATTTATTATAAGCTTTTATGTACTCTTCTGCCTCTTTATGACTGATTTTTAAGTCCTTAGAGAGCCCAAATTTTGTAAGTCCATAAAGTATTCCAAAGTTAAAAACCTTTGCGATTCTTCTCTGTTCTGAAGTTACTTTTTCATCCTCTTTTAGGCTAAAAATGTTTCTTGCAGCCAATTCATGAATATCTATATTGTTTGCATAAGCATTTATTAGCACTTTTTCATTAGCAATATCTGCTAAAACTCTAAGTTCAATTTGAGAATAATCTAAACTTATGTATTTATAACCGTTTGGAGCAATAAATATCTTTCTAACGTTTCTTTGGTCTTCATCTCTAACAGAGATGTTTTGTAAATTAGGCTCTGAAGAACTTAGTCTTCCAGTATTTGTTAAAGTTTGATTGTAAATTGTATGAACTTTATTTGTTCTATCAATATACTTTTCAAAACCTTTCAAATAAGTTGAATAAAGTTTTGAGTATTTTCTAATTTTTAATACTTTTTCAATTAATGGGTGTTTGTCTTCAAGAGCTTCAAGAGCTTCTTTATCAGTACTTCCTTTACTTGTATTTGGAAGGTTCATTTTATCAAATAAAGTCTCTTTTAATTGTTTAGGACTTGCATAATTTATAGGTTCAATTCCTTCTTTTGCAAGAATTTCGTTTGCCTCTATTTCGTAATTATTTAAAAGTTCTAACACATTTTGTGTTTGAACTTTTAACTCTTCTCTGTCAATTAATACCCCTTGTTCTTCCATGTTTAACAAAACAAAGCAAAAAGGTAGTTCAATATTTTCATATAAACTAGTTTGTCCAGATTCTTGCAATAACTCATAAATTTTAGGCATTGTGTCTTTAATATAAACAGCTTTTGATACTATGTAATTGCTTTTCTTTACTTGATCAATTTGTTTTGTTTTTTTAACACCTTTACCAAAAACCTCTTCAAATGTTTCTATTTCCAGTTCAGGGTCAATTAAATTTAAATGTGATTCAAAATTTGATTTAACATTTGAATTGATTACGTAACAGGCAATCATCATGTCATAAACAAAGTTTTCTTCTTTTACGTTGTAACCAAGTTTTTTTAAAGCATATATAGTTTTTTTAACATCATATGTATAGAACTTACTTGTATCTAAAAAGTGTTGGAAATTTTCTTCTGTTCCAGAATCTTGTCAATTAAAAATACTTATTTCTTGTGATTCTCCAGGAATATAAAAGAAATTACCTTTTTCATTTGAAATACCCAAACCAATTACATCTGGATTGTGGTAATTATCATTTAAAATTTCTAAATAAAGAAAGTTTTTTTCACCATTGAAAGCATTTTCTCAAGTTTTAACTTCTTTTAATTCATTTTTAATTACAACTTGTTCTATAACAGGCTCTTCACTAGAGTCCATTTCAAAAGCATATTTTCTTATAAGTGAATTCATCTCATATTTAATAAAAAAATCTTTTAACATTGAAAAATCAACGTTGGTTTTTCTTAATTCAAATCCTTCTAAAGGTACTGCTTTGTGAATTGTTGCAATTTCTCTTGAAAGAAATGCATCATCTTTACCGTCAATTAACTTTTGTTTTTTAGCTCCAGTTATTTGTTCAATGTTTGCATATAAATTTTCTAGATCATTGTAACTTTGCAAAAGTTCTTTTGCAGTTTTTTCACCAATTCCAGCTACTCCTTTAATGTTATCTGAACTATCTCCTCTTAAACCTTTGTAGTCAATAACTTGTTCTGGTTTAATTCCTCATTTTTCAAATAATTTTTCTTTGTCATAAACTAACATGTCACTTGTTCCAGTTTGAGGTGACAAAACAAAAACATTATCAGAAATTAACTGATACATATCTTGGTCACTTGTAAGTATTTCTACTTCAAAGTCTTGGTTATTATTATACATTTCTGAGATAGTTCCAATAATATCATCAGCTTCAAAACCATCTAACTCAAATCAATCTATTTTTGCTTGGGTTAAAAATTCTCTTACAATTGGAAATTGTTTTACTAATTCGTCTGGGGTTTTCTTTCTTCCACCTTTATAATCTTCTAATTTATCATGTCTAAAGGTTTTTTTACCTTTATCAAATGCTATTTTTATATCATAATAATCATTCTTTTGAATGATATTAAATAACATATTAATAAAAGAATAAACAGCATTTGTGGGTATCCCACTTTTTGTAGTTAATGTAACTCTTCCAAAAGAGCTATAAAAGGCTCTAAATATTAAAGCATTTCCATCGACTAGTAAAATTTTCTTTTTCATAAAACGTTTCTCCAATAATCCTTTTAATCTTAACAAAAAAACAACAAGATATTTTTAGAAAAAATTACTTGATTGTTTTTTTGAAATCAATTAATAATGCTGAAATCTTGTTGTTATATAGTTGTGTTTTTACTTTAATTATAATATTTTGGCTTATTTCAATTTGACTCTTAATTTTTTCAAAAGTTGAAGCAAAAATTGTTACCATAATTGAACCTGTTTCGTCAGAAACATCCAAGAAACACATTTGACCACCATTTTTATCTGTTTTTGTAACTATGTTGTCAACAGTTACAAAAACATCACATGTAATGTCTTCTCTTTGTAAACTTGAAAGATATAACAATTTTTCACTGTTTAACATTTTTTGTCTAAATATTGAAAGAGGATGAGTTGTTACATAAAAACCGAAAAACTCTTTTTCATAACTTGCTATCAATTCAGGTTTATCTTTTTTTATAGGTAAATCAACCTCTAAGTCTTTGGTTGATGAATATTTTAAAATTTGAGCTAAGTTAAAGATTTCCTTTTGATTATTTGCAAGATCTTTTCTACTATATCCATAAGCATCAAATGCTCCTGCATATGCTAAGGCTTCAAATTTTTTATCAGTTAGACCTTCTGAAACAAGTATTGCAACAACTTTTGCAAATGATTCAAAAGCATTTTTAGCTTTTTTATGAATTGCTCTTATAGTTTTGACCAAATCTTGTCCTATGCCTTTAATAACGTTTAATGGCATATTTATCATTTGATTTCCATAATAATAAGTTGAGTTTGGATTTTTAATACTTGGTCCATTCATTCTTATTCCAGCAGTTTTAATTTCATATAAATATTGAGAAGTTTTAACTTCGTTTTTTATACTTCCATTCAATAATGCACAATAAAATTCTGCTTTGAAATGAGTTTTTAAATAAGCCATTCAATAACTTATTATTGAATATGCTATAGCATGAGATTTATTAAAACCATACTCTGCAAATTTTTCAATATAATGTCAAAGTTCATTTGCTCTTCCTTCATTATATTTATTTTCTAAAGCTCCTTGAACAAATTCTTTTTTAAATTCTGCCATTAACTTTTGGTCTTTTTTACCAATAGCTCTTCTTACGATATCTGCTTTACTCAATTCAAAGTTTGCAACTTTTTGAAGAATTTTCATTACTTGTTCTTGATAAACAATAATCCCATAAGTATCTCCTAAAATATCTGTAAGACTTTTATCGATCGAAAATTCTCTGTTGTTATCATTTTTTCTTGCAATATAGGTTGGTATATTTTCCTGAGGTCCCGGTCTAAACAAGGCACTTGTAACTGCAATGTCTTCAATTGAATTTACTTTCATACTTGTCAATACTTCGGTCATCCCTTGTGACTCAAGTTGAAAAATCCCACTTGTTTGTCTATTTCTTAATAGTTCAAAAGTATCTTTATCATTTAATGGTAAAGATTTTAAGTCAATTTTAGTTTGATTTAATTTTTCTACAGAAGAAATTACTTGTTGAATAATTGAAAGGTTTCTTAAACCTAAAATATCTGTTTTAATAAGTCCTATTTCTTCTAAAAAATTCATTGAAAATTGTGTTTGTAAAATACCATTAATTCCAACTTTGGTTGGAACAACTTCTCATAAAGGAACATCACAAAAAACAACTCCAGCTGCATGAGTTCCTGTCTGTCTTGGTAATCCTATTATTTTTTTTATAACTTCAAAAACTTGAGGATACTTTTCTTTATATTTTGTAAGATTTCTAGATTCTTCTAAAGCTTTATCTAAATCTTTAACATTCTTATCACCAATTAATCTTGTCATGTGAGTTACATCATCATTTGGTAAATCAAAAACCCTTCCACAATCTCGAATAGCATTCTTTATACCAATTGTTTGAAAGGTTGTAATTGTTGCAAAGTGTTCTCTTCCATACTTTTTGTACAAGTATTCTAAAACTTCTTCACGTCTCTCATCTTCAAAGTCTATATCTATATCTGGTAATGTTATTCTGTCAACATTCAAAAATCTTTCAAACAGTAAATCTCATTTAATTGGATCTAACTTTGTAATGTTTAACAAGTAAGAAACTAAACTTCCAGAAGCAGAACCCCTACCAGGTCCAACTAAAATATTTTTTTCTTCTGCTGCATTTATCATGTCACTTACTATTAAAAAGTAATCTTCAAATCCCATTTTTTTAATTACTTCTAATTCATAAACTAATCTTTCACTATATTGTTGGTTTTCACTTAACCCCAATTCAACCAATTTATTTTTACAAAGTTTTTCAATATAAGTTGAAGATGAATCGTTTTTGGCATCTTTAAATTTTATAAAGTGTACTTGATTATCATTAATAACATCATCTTCAACTTGTTCAATAATTTTTGAAATATTTTCATTATGTTTTTGTACATCAATATAGTTTTGCATTTGTGCATTTGAAACATAAAAGTTTTTTTCTATATTTTCAGTTTCTGTTAATAATTTAGCTTCTCCAATTGCTCTCAACACTTTGTATTGAAAATAATCATCTTCATAAAGATAATTAACTTCATTTGCAAAAATTAAATTACTTTCATTTTTAAAGAAATGAAAGTTTGTTTTTGTTATTCCAAAAAAAAGATTATCATTAAATACTTTTTTTAATTTATCTTTATAGTTATCAAGATTCTCTACACTAGAAATAAAAATAACAAAAACATCATCTCCTGCTTTTGTAAATATTTCTTGTTCTAATTTTTGCAAATCAATTTTGTCTTCATTTAAAACACTACTTGATAGGTATGAGATTCTTTTAAAACCTTTATTATTTTTTGCATATAAAATTATTCTTCCAAATGAAACATCAAATGCTGCACCAATTATTGGTTTAACTCCTCTTGAACTTGCAAGTTTTGCAAATTCAGCTGCACCATACATTGAATATAGATCAGAATAAAATCCTACTTTAATTTCATTTTTTTGTAAAAAACCAACATAATCTTCAGGTTTAATAACTGATTTTAAAAAGTTGTAGCAAGATTGTACATTAACTAAACTTGAATACTTCACATTAAACCTCCTAAATTATTTACTCTATTTCTATTTTACACAAAATAGAATAAAAAAGATTGCTTGATAGCAATCCTAGTGAACAACTTTTCTACTTTCCATAATAGTTTCATATGCATTATTAATTTTTGTCATTTCAGCTTGTGCTTCTAGACTGTTATTAACATCTGGATGATACTTTTTAGCAAGTTTTCTGTATAGTTTTTTTATGTCATTATCCGACATTGCTCTTGTAGCTCCAAGAGCTGAGTATGCTTCATCAATATGAGAAGCTGAATTAGACCAGTAAGATTGACTGCTTTGTTCTTCGTGTCCCTCTTCACTGTTTTGTTGAAATCTTCCATAATTTCTTGCTCTAGATCTTCCTCTATTGAAAAACATATCAATTATAAAGAAGAAAAGAAGAAAGTTTAGTAATCTTCCTAATAGTCTAAATAAATCTTCCATTTAAATCACTTTCCTTTACCTTTATTTTACAGCTACTACAACGATTAGTAAAATAATCGTTAATAAAATTATAAGCCCAGCTATTATTTTATAGATAAGGGCATTTACTTTTCTCTTGGGTTTATTTGCAAGTTCTTGTTTTCTTTCTTCCTTCTTAGTTCTTGGTTTAGAAGCTTTGATTTCAGAAATTGTAAGTGAATCGTCTTGATATTCTTCAATAACAAACTCATTTTCATAAGCTAAAGTTTCACTATTTACAACA includes these proteins:
- a CDS encoding phosphoglycerate kinase, producing the protein MKKTLKDIQVSGKTVLVRVDFNVPIKDGVITDDNRIKAAMPTIKYLMENNAKIVLFSHLSRIKEEADKAKKSLLPVAKRLEEVAGTSVQFVAQTRGEELENAIKSLGEGQILLFENTRFEDVKDGEVVKFESKNNPELGKYWAGLGDVFVNDAFGTAHRAHASNVGIASNIAESCVGFLVQKELEMLSKGIDSPEHPFVAIIGGAKVSDKIGVIDNLLTKADKIIIGGGMAYTFFKAQGHNIGKSLCEEDKVALAKEYLDKANGKIILPIDSANCTDFKDVEGTVSGVDLPDDVMGLDIGPKSIELFQETLKGAKTVAWNGPMGVFEFENFKKGTVGVCEAIANLEGAFTLIGGGDSAAAAIQLGFADKFTHISTGGGASLEYMEGKTLPGVEAIQNA
- a CDS encoding Panacea domain-containing protein, yielding MFFYSKENYVSFVLNLLAKVSKENNRKFTQIQIQKSIYIVYAYFLLFRSAICKMEFETWKYGPVIYDLWKEQTKFKSNSVLLEFDSNLDEQYKKYEEDYLVCEKILSFLSKLDCWDIVQICHEQTPWKKLYKPSKNIKITDKDILKFHVENGENFFCYLDFVINKV
- a CDS encoding DnaA ATPase domain-containing protein yields the protein MESNLSKLKEHEMVKAFIEKYKIDDETLLKNQLVLERFISQFVFCNTNEKMALCKQIIPGVQQKLSYKNKQFYITSSNCNHWIFENQDYKLEKNIVYADYDIFENTQTLDEFVKANKDKLVENANFFNAAKKILMEKEKTKGLYLYGLPGIGKTFYMKILANTFAKMDRKVVLVTVNKLIKIVKDTFNQNSSEENNRFFDQCCKVDVLILDDIGAEMVTDWSRDELLFGLLNTRMENNKLTFFTSNFPIHQLEDFYLNKRVTANQKDFEKMKTIRFTERIKGLSYEIEIKGKNHRY
- a CDS encoding DnaD domain protein; the encoded protein is MKNFSYKVILKNRIDSSDDKILSYLYQPIIGLRSISIYKLLIFEAEVLKEFKKAEFREERLLTLCKLNADQFQRQLKKLEGIGLLTKMVNEQKNSVILNVYAPLEPCDFFNNALFNKALIKKIGEKDYEMARFVFRDEGEIPSDSGYKNATSKFLEVFEEFNNSLGDIKVNSLKTKPKRTNALLKGFDFEKIVLDLEKEDIYISKSDTTLKNKLEEIYSGHNFELDKIIEAVKESYDKESLFLDVKKIYRVLSNNYFEDEQFNTSEEIFDPKVNMQNYTNKKIKEMETIEPTQYLQLLMNIENLELPELELISKLSKDYKLRNGVINCLLEFSYLKNDEKIVANYLYKIASTINERQIVDAKETMEYLKVAHKKGAKGKKFIPDQFSPWEEVKSNKGYMEKTSSNGSGFDETLWGKL
- the mutM gene encoding DNA-formamidopyrimidine glycosylase, which codes for MPELPEVETVIRVLNEKLKNLKVTKVEMFYPKLLKSSISIEDFSQDLKGRVIEKVDRIAKHILFILGDKVLISHLRMEGKWFVFDKDNEQDIKHTLARFELSENKVMIYSDTRKFGTLHYQDIKEFKKLKPIVTVGPEPFDPIVNGNFLHEKIKKSTKAIKTILLDQTIISGIGNIYANEIMFDAKISPFRAGKDISPEEAQRIVDSSVKILNRAIELGGSTIDTYQPEQGIDGKFQNELKVHMKNKTTCLVCGGEIKKVQLNGRGTYYCELCQK
- the gap gene encoding type I glyceraldehyde-3-phosphate dehydrogenase, which translates into the protein MKKIAINGFGRIGRLAFRQLFLQNDIEIVAINDLTNANTLAYLLEFDSAHGKFMSGKISAKDGAIVVDGKEIKILAERDANKLPWGDMGIDLVVECTGFYADKEKSQAHINAGAKKVIISAPATGDLKTIVYGVNHKILAADDQIVSAASCTTNCLAPMAKVLDENFGIVKGLMNTIHAVTNDQTLLDLPHADVRRGRAAAWNIVPSKTGAAAAVGKVLPTLNGKLDGLALRVPTITGSIVDLTVELGKKVSVEEINSAIEKAVKSDAELGRALQYNTQPIVSQDVVSSTYGSIFDATLTRVMEVEGKQLVKVFSWYDNENSFTSQFIRTINHMLSL